A window of Pusillimonas sp. T7-7 contains these coding sequences:
- the tig gene encoding trigger factor — translation MQPEVEILSGLERRVDLVVSIADVEKEVQTQLKRVARTAKVQGFRPGKAPLSLIERSHGPGIRYDVINSEVGRSLDKVIGETKLRVAGTPNLEPKTEGVEEGTMAFSATFEVYPEVQVPDLATLQVKRSNVDVGDAEVQRTIDILRKQRANYEAREGRAAQDDDRVTLDFTGTIDGVAFEGGSAEKFPFVLGQGRMLPEFETAVRGMKAGESKTFPLNFPEDYGSKEVAGKTAEFAITVTEVAEGIMPEVDAEFAKSLGQPEGDVEKLLADVRNNIEREVKVRAQARSKASVMDALVEACSFDVPKALVQNDAQGRVTAAREELKQRGVPNADSVPIPVEAFTAESERRVRLGLLVSELVQAADLQAKPEQVRARIEEFAQNYEQPAQVVAYYLSDRQRRAEIEAIVLEDNVVEHVLSKAQVTDEDVAFEELMGTN, via the coding sequence ATGCAGCCCGAGGTTGAAATTTTGTCTGGTCTGGAGCGCCGTGTTGATCTGGTCGTTTCGATCGCCGACGTAGAAAAAGAAGTCCAGACGCAACTCAAACGCGTCGCTCGTACTGCCAAAGTTCAGGGTTTTCGCCCAGGTAAAGCGCCGCTTTCCCTGATCGAGCGTAGCCATGGGCCCGGCATCCGCTACGACGTCATCAATTCCGAAGTGGGTCGGTCGCTGGACAAGGTTATTGGCGAGACCAAGCTGCGTGTGGCGGGTACGCCCAATCTTGAGCCCAAGACCGAAGGCGTAGAAGAGGGCACCATGGCTTTCTCGGCCACCTTCGAGGTCTATCCCGAAGTGCAAGTGCCTGATCTGGCTACTTTGCAAGTCAAGCGCAGCAATGTCGACGTCGGCGATGCCGAAGTGCAGCGCACCATCGATATTCTGCGCAAGCAGCGCGCCAACTACGAAGCCCGTGAAGGCCGCGCAGCGCAAGACGACGACCGCGTCACGCTTGATTTCACCGGTACCATCGATGGCGTTGCATTCGAAGGCGGTTCCGCCGAGAAATTCCCCTTTGTGCTGGGCCAGGGCCGCATGCTGCCCGAGTTCGAAACCGCCGTGCGCGGCATGAAGGCCGGCGAGTCCAAGACTTTCCCGCTGAACTTCCCCGAAGACTACGGCAGTAAAGAAGTCGCCGGTAAAACCGCCGAGTTCGCCATTACCGTTACCGAAGTGGCCGAAGGCATCATGCCCGAAGTCGACGCTGAATTCGCAAAATCGCTGGGTCAGCCTGAAGGCGACGTTGAAAAACTGTTGGCCGACGTGCGCAACAACATCGAACGTGAAGTCAAGGTGCGCGCCCAGGCTCGCAGCAAGGCCAGCGTCATGGACGCCCTGGTCGAAGCATGCTCGTTCGACGTGCCCAAGGCACTGGTCCAGAACGATGCGCAAGGCCGCGTCACCGCTGCCCGCGAAGAGCTCAAGCAGCGCGGCGTACCTAATGCCGATTCCGTGCCTATCCCCGTCGAAGCCTTCACGGCCGAGTCCGAGCGCCGTGTGCGTCTGGGCCTGCTGGTGTCCGAACTGGTGCAAGCCGCCGATCTTCAAGCCAAGCCTGAACAAGTGCGTGCCCGCATCGAAGAATTCGCACAAAACTACGAGCAGCCTGCACAAGTGGTAGCCTACTATCTGTCTGATCGTCAGCGCCGCGCCGAAATCGAAGCCATCGTGCTTGAAGACAACGTGGTCGAACACGTCTTGTCCAAGGCTCAGGTTACCGACGAAGACGTTGCTTTCGAAGAACTCATGGGGACGAACTAA